Genomic window (Candidatus Bathyarchaeota archaeon):
GTACGGTGATAACTGGCTAGGCAAGGGCAAGTGTACTGGACTTGAGTTTAAACGTTGGTTAGCGTTGCGTGATGATAAAACTGAAATTCCATGATGCCGATGGTTAACGCATGCTTTAGGCTATAATTATCCCTTGTTTTCATAACATAATTCTTAATTATCCCGTCTGCTAAATGGTGTGGCTGAAGGTGTTATTTAAATGGTGAAAATGGATTTCGGAGGCGTCCAAGAAGACGTCATCACCCGTGAAGAGTTTCCAGTGGCGAAAGCCCAACAAATCCTAAAAGACGAAGTCGTCGTCTCCCTCGGATATGGCATACAAGGTGCAGCCCAATCATTAAACATGAGAGACAACGGCGTAAAAGTAATCATTGGACAGGAAAAAGAAGGCATTTTCAAGAAAGAATGGGACAAGGCAGTTGCAGACGGCTGGGTTCCAGGCAAAAACCTCTTCCCGCTTGAAGAGGCAGCGAAAAAAGGAACCATCAAAATGTTCTTGCTCACTGATGCTGGACAAAAAGCAGTATGGCCAAAAGTGAAAGCCACCCTAAAGAAAGGGGACGCACTCTACTTTAGCCACGGCTTTAGCATAGTCTACAAGGAGCAAACAGGCGTCATCCCACCCAAAGACATAGACGTCATCCTTGTTGCACCGAAAGGCAGTGGAACCAGCGTCCGCAGAAATTTCCTTGACGGAAGCGGCATAAACAGCAGTTTTGCAGTCTTCCAAGATGCAACAGGAAAAGCATGGGACCGCGCCAAAGCACTCGGCATCGCCATCGGCTCAGGATACCTGTTCCCAACAACGTTTGAGAAAGAAGTCTACAGCGACCTCACAGGCGAACGTGGCACACTTATGGGTGCATTGGCAGGTATACTCGAAGCCCAATACAACACGTTGCGCGCTCATGGTCACAGCCCGAGCGAAGCCTTCAACGAGACCGTCGAAGAACTCACGCAGAGCCTAATCCGCCTAGTAGATGAGAATGGCATGGACTGGATGTACTGCAACTGCAGCGAAACGGCACGCATCGGCGCCTTAAGGTGGAAAGAACGCTTCCGCAGTGCAACTCAGCCAGTGTTTGACAGCCTCTACGAACTGGTCGCTACTGGAGAAGAAACACGCATCGTACTGGAGAAAAGCAAGGCACCTGATTACCGCGAAAAACTTGCGTGTGAACTAACCGAGATGGGTCAAAGCGAAATGTGGCGTGCAGGAAAAACCGTGCGCTCGCTAAGACCTAAAAAGAAGCAACAATAAGCTTCTCCTATTTTTTATTATTAGGCTTTTTGTGAGTTTTTATTGTTTGGTTAGCTTAAGCTTTTATACTTGAAAGAAGCGCTTGCAGAATAACTGCGGGGCTCTGTTTGGACTACGTTGCATTCGCTGCGTTGGTCATATTTGCGATTACGTTGTTTTTGATGATTAAACGTCCATGGGGTCTGCGGCTTGGCTACGCGGCTGGCATCGGCGCAGTGACTTCGCTTGTTTTGGGCACGGTGAGTTTAGGGCAGGCTGCGCAGTCGTTTTTGGACATTTGGGACGCTGCATTAGCGTTCATTGGCATTGTGGCGTTGTCGGTTATTTTGGACGCTATGGGCTTTTTCAAGTGGGCTGCCCTGCGCGTCGTGAGGTTGGCCAAGGGAAGCGGTGTTCGACTGTATTTTTACGTGTCTTTGCTGACGGCAACAGTCAGCATTCTTTTTGCCAATGACAGTGCCGTGTTGATTTTAACGCCGATTGTGCTGGAAATCATAAGCGAACTCAAAATCAACGAAAAGGGCAGGTTAGCATACCTCTTTGCAGCTGGGCTCATCGCGGACACCGCGGCTATGCCGCTGATTACTAGTAACCCGATTAACATTTTGAGCGCGGACTTCTTCGGCTACACCTTCATTGACCACTTGGTGTTTATGGGTCCAATCGCCATAGCTACAATCGCGAGTAGTATGTTGCTGGTTTTTTTGTTTTTTAGGAAAAAGATTCCCAAGACCTACGATGTGGCGTTGGTTGACATGTTGGCTTCAGGCTCTTCACCGATTACGCCTAAAATGCTGAAGGTTAGCCTTACAACTCTGGTTGCTATTGATGTTGGTTACATTATTGCTTCGCTTAGCAGGATTCCTGTTTCTTT
Coding sequences:
- the ilvC gene encoding ketol-acid reductoisomerase, with protein sequence MVKMDFGGVQEDVITREEFPVAKAQQILKDEVVVSLGYGIQGAAQSLNMRDNGVKVIIGQEKEGIFKKEWDKAVADGWVPGKNLFPLEEAAKKGTIKMFLLTDAGQKAVWPKVKATLKKGDALYFSHGFSIVYKEQTGVIPPKDIDVILVAPKGSGTSVRRNFLDGSGINSSFAVFQDATGKAWDRAKALGIAIGSGYLFPTTFEKEVYSDLTGERGTLMGALAGILEAQYNTLRAHGHSPSEAFNETVEELTQSLIRLVDENGMDWMYCNCSETARIGALRWKERFRSATQPVFDSLYELVATGEETRIVLEKSKAPDYREKLACELTEMGQSEMWRAGKTVRSLRPKKKQQ
- a CDS encoding SLC13 family permease, translated to MDYVAFAALVIFAITLFLMIKRPWGLRLGYAAGIGAVTSLVLGTVSLGQAAQSFLDIWDAALAFIGIVALSVILDAMGFFKWAALRVVRLAKGSGVRLYFYVSLLTATVSILFANDSAVLILTPIVLEIISELKINEKGRLAYLFAAGLIADTAAMPLITSNPINILSADFFGYTFIDHLVFMGPIAIATIASSMLLVFLFFRKKIPKTYDVALVDMLASGSSPITPKMLKVSLTTLVAIDVGYIIASLSRIPVSLVIVAGAVFLLVVYWANLRNGLFIKAERKGLWSLAKDINWDIVLFMLSIFLVVQGLTNAGITELLASAFVSATALPSVLAVLVPSLIVTIGASFMNNWPMTILGLFTIEHVALTAGLGGSALTGLVFSNIIGNNLGPHFFPLGSLAILIWLETMRRKGVNISLWSYLKVGAVLSIVEVVVASIVLWVELGLLGFKLF